One window of the Herbiconiux sp. L3-i23 genome contains the following:
- a CDS encoding low specificity L-threonine aldolase, with product MSLHDAESRTFASDNYAGVHPEVLAALAAANGGHQVAYGGDVYTARLQQVVREHFGESAETFPVFNGTGANVVALTSMMPRWGAVIAADTAHINTDEAGAPERVSGLKLLTVPTPDGKLTPDLVATEAWGWGDEHRAQPLAVSITQTTELGTLYSPTEVRAIADYAHDNGMAVHMDGARIWNAAAALGVDFRAFTADAGVDVLSFGGTKNGLLGAEAIVVLDPARATGLTYLRKLSMQLTSKMRFASAQLLALFDDDLGIRSAAHANAMAARLRAAIEDVPGLSFSQSTDANAVFAVLDNAAADRIRERYRFYDWDRAAGQVRWMCAFDTTEADVDAFAAAIREELER from the coding sequence GTGAGTCTGCATGATGCCGAGAGTCGTACGTTCGCTTCCGACAACTACGCGGGGGTGCATCCCGAGGTGCTCGCGGCCCTGGCTGCGGCGAACGGCGGACACCAGGTCGCGTACGGCGGCGACGTCTACACCGCCCGGCTCCAGCAGGTCGTGCGCGAGCACTTCGGCGAATCGGCCGAGACGTTCCCCGTATTCAACGGCACCGGCGCGAACGTCGTCGCCCTGACGTCGATGATGCCGCGGTGGGGCGCCGTCATCGCCGCCGACACCGCGCACATCAACACCGACGAAGCCGGTGCGCCCGAGCGGGTGAGCGGACTCAAGCTCCTCACCGTGCCGACGCCCGACGGCAAGCTCACCCCCGACCTCGTCGCCACCGAGGCGTGGGGCTGGGGCGACGAGCACCGCGCCCAGCCGCTCGCCGTGAGCATCACGCAGACCACCGAACTCGGAACCCTGTACTCGCCCACCGAGGTGCGGGCCATCGCCGACTACGCCCACGACAACGGCATGGCCGTGCACATGGACGGGGCGCGCATCTGGAACGCCGCCGCTGCCCTCGGCGTCGACTTCCGTGCGTTCACCGCCGACGCCGGCGTCGACGTGCTGAGCTTCGGCGGCACCAAGAACGGTCTCCTCGGCGCCGAGGCGATCGTCGTACTCGACCCCGCCCGAGCCACCGGACTCACCTATCTGCGCAAACTCAGCATGCAGCTGACCAGCAAGATGCGCTTCGCGAGCGCCCAACTGCTCGCCCTGTTCGACGACGACCTCGGCATCCGCTCCGCAGCCCACGCGAACGCCATGGCAGCCCGCCTCCGCGCCGCCATCGAGGATGTTCCCGGCCTCTCGTTCAGTCAGAGCACCGACGCGAACGCCGTGTTCGCCGTGCTCGACAACGCCGCCGCCGATCGGATCCGCGAGCGGTACCGCTTCTACGACTGGGACCGGGCCGCCGGGCAGGTCCGGTGGATGTGCGCGTTCGACACCACCGAAGCGGATGTCGACGCCTTCGCCGCCGCGATCCGGGAGGAGCTCGAGCGCTAA
- a CDS encoding AEC family transporter, producing MTVAGVLTGFGIIAVVIGIGYLVGRIGLLGPDAPRALSRLVFFVLSPCLLFTVLADAEVHSLFSTSLVVAAVAAITCSLLFVGIALLVFRRKLPEAIVGSLAAGYVNANNIGIPVAVYVLGDPAFAAPVLLLQLLVLAPISLTLLDLTTSGNVSPRRILLQPLTNPILIGSALGVLVSVTGLPIPEPVMEPFRIIGAAAVPVVLIGYGMSLHGQRVLAPGTDRRDVILASTIKLAIMPVIAWIVGTLLALDAPTLRAVVVLAALPCAQNVFNFAQRYGRGEVIARDSVFVTTVGSLPVLLVVSLLLA from the coding sequence ATGACCGTGGCGGGTGTGCTGACGGGCTTCGGGATCATCGCCGTCGTCATCGGCATCGGTTACCTCGTCGGCCGCATCGGCCTGCTCGGTCCCGACGCTCCGCGGGCGCTCAGCCGGCTCGTCTTCTTCGTCCTCTCGCCCTGCCTGCTCTTCACCGTGCTGGCCGATGCCGAGGTGCACAGCCTCTTCTCCACAAGCCTCGTGGTCGCCGCCGTCGCCGCGATCACCTGCTCTCTGCTGTTCGTCGGGATCGCGCTGCTGGTGTTCCGGCGGAAGCTGCCCGAGGCGATCGTCGGGTCGCTCGCCGCCGGCTACGTCAACGCCAACAACATCGGCATCCCGGTCGCGGTGTACGTGCTCGGCGACCCGGCGTTCGCCGCGCCCGTGCTCCTGCTGCAGCTGCTCGTGCTCGCGCCGATCTCGCTCACCCTGCTCGACCTCACCACCTCGGGCAACGTGTCGCCGCGCCGCATCCTGCTCCAGCCGCTCACGAACCCGATCCTGATCGGCTCGGCACTGGGAGTGCTGGTCTCGGTGACGGGCCTGCCGATCCCCGAGCCGGTGATGGAGCCGTTCCGCATCATCGGCGCCGCCGCCGTCCCGGTCGTGCTGATCGGCTACGGCATGTCGTTGCACGGTCAACGCGTCCTCGCGCCGGGCACCGACCGCCGGGATGTGATCCTCGCGTCCACCATCAAGCTCGCGATCATGCCGGTCATCGCATGGATCGTCGGCACCCTGCTCGCCCTCGACGCACCGACCCTGCGAGCCGTCGTTGTGCTCGCCGCGCTCCCGTGCGCCCAGAACGTCTTCAACTTCGCCCAGCGCTACGGACGCGGCGAGGTCATCGCCCGCGACTCGGTGTTCGTCACGACCGTCGGATCGCTGCCGGTGCTTCTCGTGGTCTCGCTGCTGCTCGCTTGA
- a CDS encoding DUF6421 family protein, with protein sequence MTDAVRTAIIGEPEVVEDRVVEDSDELPADWFSLKAAATAFQSLQRHDGALDDGADPAEASRLLDRVVSSVQALAPLFPHDAAYLDALVTDLGAWRDGGFGVPDFLDSLVAFQPQLDRRDGVRHLVVFPMYTQNGSTDRLLEAVLVETLWPDFVDALESGPYSNALFVPIRFLDFTPGYDTNSAVLFPETVAMRAVPAFTWGAIFADREAARFRVVTRAAARITKLGLPADTERLLADQRLAEETFVMWDLIHDRTHMRGDLPFDPFMIKQRMPYFLYSLEELRCDLTAFRESVRLMRDPGTDELTRDRARLVQYAVLFDRLFRFPLTGTRVRNYDGLGGQLLFAWLHQRRVLHWTDTALAFDWEAVPDAVVALSDAIDELYWSSIDRPKTVHWLAAYDLVRSVLAPHPASAWARGLSDEILSGPPKGMTDAVLDDEFPLSMFYEALAKKMTGVIESTAGLRP encoded by the coding sequence ATGACGGATGCAGTGCGCACGGCGATCATCGGTGAACCCGAGGTCGTCGAGGACAGGGTCGTCGAGGACAGTGACGAGCTGCCCGCCGACTGGTTCTCCCTCAAGGCCGCCGCCACCGCGTTCCAGAGCCTGCAACGCCACGACGGCGCACTCGACGACGGCGCCGATCCGGCGGAGGCGTCACGCCTCCTCGACCGGGTGGTCTCGTCGGTGCAGGCCCTCGCGCCGCTGTTCCCGCACGACGCGGCGTATCTCGACGCCCTGGTGACGGATCTCGGGGCGTGGCGGGACGGCGGATTCGGGGTTCCCGACTTCCTCGACTCGCTGGTCGCCTTCCAGCCGCAGCTCGACCGGCGCGACGGGGTTCGCCACCTCGTGGTGTTCCCCATGTACACGCAGAACGGCAGCACCGACCGACTGCTCGAAGCGGTTCTCGTCGAGACGCTGTGGCCGGACTTCGTCGACGCGCTCGAGTCGGGCCCGTACTCGAACGCCCTCTTCGTCCCCATCCGGTTCCTCGACTTCACGCCCGGGTACGACACCAACTCGGCGGTGCTGTTCCCCGAGACGGTCGCGATGCGGGCCGTGCCGGCGTTCACATGGGGTGCGATCTTCGCCGACCGCGAGGCGGCTAGGTTCCGGGTCGTGACGCGCGCGGCGGCGCGGATCACGAAGCTCGGGCTTCCCGCCGACACCGAGCGGCTCCTCGCCGACCAGCGCCTGGCGGAGGAGACGTTCGTCATGTGGGACCTCATCCACGACCGCACCCACATGCGCGGGGACCTGCCGTTCGACCCATTCATGATCAAGCAGCGGATGCCGTACTTCCTCTACTCGCTCGAGGAACTGCGGTGCGACCTCACCGCGTTCCGCGAGTCGGTGCGGCTCATGCGCGACCCGGGCACCGACGAGCTGACGCGCGACCGGGCGCGGCTCGTGCAGTACGCGGTGCTCTTCGACCGTCTCTTCCGCTTCCCGCTCACCGGCACGCGGGTGCGCAACTACGACGGGCTGGGCGGTCAATTGCTGTTCGCCTGGCTGCACCAGCGTCGCGTGCTGCACTGGACCGACACGGCGCTCGCGTTCGACTGGGAGGCGGTGCCCGACGCGGTCGTCGCGCTCTCGGACGCGATCGACGAGTTGTACTGGAGTTCGATCGACCGGCCGAAGACGGTGCACTGGCTGGCGGCGTACGACCTGGTGCGGTCGGTGCTCGCCCCTCATCCGGCGTCGGCGTGGGCTCGCGGCTTGTCGGACGAGATCCTGTCGGGTCCGCCCAAGGGGATGACGGACGCCGTCCTCGACGACGAGTTCCCCCTGTCGATGTTCTACGAGGCTCTGGCGAAGAAGATGACCGGCGTCATCGAGAGCACTGCCGGCCTCCGCCCCTAG
- a CDS encoding carbohydrate ABC transporter permease: protein MTRFQVVLRGVVLGLGAAAFLFPFYYMVIGSLQTDPDPTIAGAVPNPSNLTLENYANVNDRINLVSGLVNSGIFTGGVLLGTVVFGVLAGYALAMLQWRGRSATFALVLLVQVIPFQLLQIPLYVLIARDYGLADNHLGMILPFLINSTAVIIFRQYFLQLPKELFEAARIDGAGELKLLWSVALPLVRPALVTGLLLTFIGPWNEFLWPFLITKDATKQPLAVSLANYISNVASSTDNPFGAILAGAVVLAVPVVVLFIVFQRYFVSTDLGSGVKG, encoded by the coding sequence ATGACCCGATTCCAGGTCGTCCTGCGAGGGGTGGTGCTCGGTCTCGGTGCCGCCGCGTTCCTCTTCCCGTTCTATTACATGGTCATCGGCTCGCTGCAGACCGACCCCGATCCGACCATCGCCGGCGCCGTGCCCAACCCGTCGAACCTGACGCTCGAGAACTACGCGAACGTCAACGACCGCATCAACCTGGTGTCGGGGCTCGTCAATTCGGGCATCTTCACCGGCGGGGTGCTGCTCGGCACCGTGGTGTTCGGGGTGCTCGCGGGGTACGCGCTCGCGATGCTGCAGTGGCGCGGCCGCTCGGCGACCTTCGCGCTGGTGCTCCTAGTGCAGGTGATCCCGTTCCAGCTGCTGCAGATCCCGCTGTACGTGCTGATCGCCCGCGACTACGGGCTCGCCGACAACCACCTCGGCATGATCCTGCCGTTCCTCATCAACTCGACAGCGGTGATCATCTTCCGGCAGTACTTCCTGCAGCTGCCCAAGGAGCTGTTCGAAGCCGCCCGCATCGACGGCGCCGGCGAGCTGAAGCTGCTGTGGAGCGTCGCGCTGCCGCTGGTGCGCCCGGCGCTCGTCACCGGGCTTTTGCTCACCTTCATCGGCCCCTGGAACGAGTTCCTCTGGCCGTTCCTTATCACCAAGGACGCGACGAAGCAGCCGCTCGCCGTCTCCCTCGCCAACTACATCTCGAACGTCGCGTCGTCGACCGACAACCCGTTCGGAGCGATCCTGGCGGGCGCGGTCGTGCTCGCCGTCCCCGTGGTGGTGCTGTTCATCGTGTTCCAGCGCTACTTCGTCTCGACCGACCTCGGTTCCGGAGTGAAAGGATGA
- a CDS encoding polysaccharide deacetylase family protein, whose product MRRPAAPVLAATALAAGVLVALSGCKVDLADPTWHPRPAATGAVALAAGPEADAGNDAGVPNSAEFAPDAPALGLETRVIYSDAPGARIAARWIEIPGNDVLNSLLRGEVRRLIDENAAATGVAYVPRADGPRSGAGVVCQPGSASGPVGELLADPVSTAPGDGRSVSVVCEIVAATGRLVVQKIRIVVADGAEVQTDTVRTLYADTHGAFVAEPADLLDAGQTPQLLRSIVETLKIAAGAFEPAMQEDPSGWPPDRLTALFTDVELTPDGSLVVRLPRDFRTDELDALGALPDDPPLVVTVPAVSAGQYLTPRGTEIAAALAVGAPLDLPAAEARGREPVDCAFFACVALTFDDGPGRYTSGVLDELRSRRDAATFFVQGVNIGGDEDLVRRAFDEGHQIGNHTWAHPHLTGLSDADVRRELGETTAAIVAITGQRSMTYRPPYGDIDDRVQRLAGMPAILWSVDPEDWRIPDDATLLERTVDRPVPGDIVLCHDIHENTARMVPAILDGLHARGFTLVTVDQLLAAAPPGIGDTVRSAR is encoded by the coding sequence GTGAGGCGGCCGGCCGCGCCGGTTCTCGCCGCGACGGCGCTCGCCGCGGGCGTGCTGGTCGCGCTCTCCGGATGCAAGGTCGACCTCGCCGACCCGACCTGGCATCCCCGTCCGGCGGCCACTGGGGCGGTGGCGCTCGCCGCGGGCCCCGAGGCAGATGCGGGAAACGACGCAGGCGTACCGAATTCCGCGGAGTTCGCACCCGACGCGCCCGCCCTCGGACTCGAGACTCGCGTCATTTACTCGGACGCCCCCGGCGCTCGCATCGCGGCGCGCTGGATCGAGATCCCAGGCAATGACGTCCTCAACTCCCTCCTGCGCGGCGAGGTCCGGCGACTCATCGACGAGAACGCCGCCGCGACGGGCGTCGCCTACGTGCCGCGCGCCGACGGACCTCGCTCCGGCGCTGGCGTCGTCTGTCAGCCGGGCTCGGCCAGCGGCCCGGTGGGGGAGCTGCTCGCCGACCCGGTCTCGACGGCGCCGGGCGACGGGCGTTCCGTGAGCGTCGTCTGCGAGATCGTTGCCGCCACCGGCCGTCTGGTCGTGCAGAAGATCCGGATCGTGGTCGCTGACGGCGCCGAGGTGCAGACGGACACCGTCCGCACGCTCTACGCCGACACCCACGGCGCTTTTGTGGCGGAGCCCGCCGACCTCCTCGACGCAGGGCAGACGCCGCAGCTGCTGCGCTCGATCGTCGAGACCCTGAAGATCGCTGCCGGCGCGTTCGAGCCCGCGATGCAAGAGGATCCCTCTGGATGGCCGCCCGACCGGCTGACCGCCCTCTTCACGGATGTCGAGCTGACACCGGACGGGTCGCTCGTCGTGCGGCTGCCGAGGGACTTTCGCACCGACGAGCTGGATGCCCTCGGAGCCCTTCCCGACGACCCGCCGCTGGTGGTCACCGTGCCGGCGGTATCGGCCGGTCAGTACCTGACGCCGCGCGGCACCGAGATCGCGGCGGCACTGGCCGTGGGCGCGCCCCTCGACCTTCCCGCCGCCGAGGCGCGCGGCCGAGAACCGGTCGACTGTGCGTTCTTCGCCTGCGTCGCGCTCACCTTCGACGACGGCCCGGGACGCTACACGTCGGGCGTGCTCGACGAGCTCCGCTCCCGCCGGGACGCCGCCACCTTCTTCGTGCAGGGGGTGAACATCGGCGGCGACGAGGACCTCGTGCGCCGGGCGTTCGACGAGGGCCACCAGATCGGCAACCACACCTGGGCGCACCCGCACCTGACCGGGTTGAGCGACGCCGACGTCCGACGCGAGCTCGGCGAGACCACCGCGGCGATCGTCGCGATCACCGGCCAGCGCTCGATGACCTACCGGCCGCCCTACGGCGACATCGACGATCGCGTGCAGCGCCTCGCCGGCATGCCGGCGATCCTCTGGAGCGTCGATCCCGAGGACTGGCGGATCCCGGATGACGCCACGCTGCTCGAGCGCACGGTCGACCGGCCGGTCCCGGGCGACATCGTGCTCTGCCACGACATCCACGAGAACACCGCCCGCATGGTGCCCGCCATCCTCGACGGCCTCCACGCACGAGGCTTCACCCTGGTGACCGTCGATCAGCTGCTGGCCGCCGCTCCGCCTGGAATCGGTGACACCGTGCGCTCGGCGCGCTGA
- a CDS encoding glycosidase, with the protein MTDPTTVPYRLERAGVVMEPEPGNPFEAEGVLNPGSGRGPDGEVYLLPRLVADGNVSRVGLARVVVENGAPVAVEREAVVLEPDRGWERGANNAGVEDPRVTFLDDLGLHVMTYVAYGPLGPRTAIAVSSDLREWTRLGPVSFAYDDTLDMDLNLFHNKDTVFFPEQVTAPDGTRSYAVLHRPMWDIGETKPGEGVRLPAGIEDSRQSIWISYVPVEEVERDLANLTRWTRHRFLVGPEFPFEEVKIGGGPAPLRVPEGWLLLHHGVTGVIDSAFAQQQKVNYAAGAILLDGDDPSKVLARTSEPLLSAETEDERSGIVPNVVFPTAIEEIDGQHFVFYGMADSKIGAARLIRTTG; encoded by the coding sequence ATGACCGATCCCACCACCGTCCCCTACCGCCTCGAGCGCGCGGGAGTCGTGATGGAGCCGGAGCCCGGCAACCCGTTCGAAGCGGAGGGGGTGCTGAACCCCGGCAGCGGCCGCGGCCCCGACGGCGAGGTGTATCTGCTTCCTCGTCTCGTCGCGGACGGCAACGTCTCCCGGGTGGGACTCGCCCGTGTCGTCGTCGAGAACGGGGCGCCCGTCGCGGTCGAACGCGAGGCGGTCGTGCTCGAGCCGGATCGCGGATGGGAACGGGGCGCGAACAACGCCGGCGTCGAGGATCCACGCGTGACGTTCCTCGACGACCTCGGGCTGCACGTCATGACCTACGTCGCCTACGGCCCGCTCGGGCCCCGCACCGCGATCGCCGTCTCCTCCGACCTGCGCGAATGGACGCGACTCGGCCCGGTGTCCTTCGCCTACGACGACACCTTGGACATGGACCTCAACCTGTTCCACAACAAGGACACCGTGTTCTTCCCCGAGCAGGTGACCGCGCCGGACGGCACGCGATCGTATGCGGTGCTGCATCGACCGATGTGGGACATCGGCGAAACCAAGCCGGGTGAAGGGGTGCGGCTGCCGGCCGGCATCGAGGATTCCCGACAGAGCATATGGATCAGCTACGTGCCGGTGGAGGAGGTCGAACGCGACCTCGCGAACCTCACCCGCTGGACCCGGCACCGCTTCCTCGTCGGCCCTGAGTTCCCGTTCGAGGAGGTCAAGATCGGCGGCGGCCCCGCCCCTCTGCGGGTGCCCGAAGGCTGGCTGCTGCTGCACCACGGAGTGACCGGCGTCATCGACAGCGCGTTCGCGCAACAGCAGAAGGTCAACTACGCGGCGGGTGCCATCCTGCTCGACGGCGACGACCCCTCGAAGGTGCTCGCCCGCACGTCCGAGCCGCTGCTCAGCGCCGAGACCGAGGACGAGCGCAGCGGCATCGTGCCGAACGTCGTTTTCCCGACCGCGATCGAGGAGATCGACGGGCAGCACTTCGTCTTCTACGGCATGGCCGACTCGAAGATCGGCGCAGCCCGCCTCATCCGCACCACCGGATGA
- a CDS encoding extracellular solute-binding protein, translating to MITSSKTRWLAGAGLATVGLLGLTACGGGGAASTDLTATGPITIWYSNNEQEVEWGEAMVEAWNAEHPDEQITGQEIPAGKSSEEVIGAAITAGNAPCLVFNTAPSAVGQFERQGGLVNLSDFEDGASYIEERSGDLAEQYQNADGEYFQMPWKSNPVQIFYNKAIFQQAGLDAENPALSTYDDFLATSKTIVDSGAAQYAIWPAPTSEFFQTQFDFMPLYAAATGGEGLVVDGEATFADEAGYGVADFWKTLYDEGLAGREQWQGDAFADTQAAMAIVGPWAISVYDDIDWGSVAVPTPDGTPAEDTWTFSDAKNVGLFTACENKGTAWEVLKFATSEELDGALLETTGQMPLRQNLQETYADYFSANPAYEAFGAQAARTIEVPSGPNTVQMLQAVRDAWSESVIFGEGDPQEALDGAAQEVTDLAGQQ from the coding sequence GTGATTACTTCCTCGAAGACGAGGTGGCTGGCCGGAGCGGGCCTCGCCACCGTCGGCCTGCTGGGCCTCACCGCGTGCGGCGGGGGCGGCGCTGCGTCGACCGACCTGACCGCCACTGGGCCCATCACCATCTGGTACTCGAACAACGAGCAGGAGGTCGAGTGGGGTGAGGCCATGGTCGAAGCCTGGAACGCCGAGCACCCGGATGAGCAGATCACCGGCCAGGAGATCCCCGCGGGCAAGAGCAGCGAGGAGGTCATCGGCGCGGCGATCACCGCGGGCAACGCCCCGTGCCTCGTCTTCAACACCGCCCCGAGCGCGGTCGGCCAGTTCGAGCGCCAGGGCGGCCTCGTGAACCTCTCCGACTTCGAGGACGGCGCCTCGTACATCGAGGAACGCAGCGGAGACCTCGCGGAGCAGTATCAGAACGCCGACGGCGAGTACTTCCAGATGCCGTGGAAGAGCAACCCGGTGCAGATCTTCTACAACAAGGCCATCTTCCAGCAGGCGGGTCTCGACGCCGAGAACCCGGCCCTGTCGACCTACGACGACTTCCTCGCGACCTCGAAGACCATCGTCGACTCGGGCGCGGCGCAGTACGCGATCTGGCCCGCGCCCACCAGCGAGTTCTTCCAGACCCAGTTCGACTTCATGCCGCTCTACGCGGCCGCGACCGGCGGAGAGGGACTCGTCGTCGACGGCGAGGCGACCTTCGCCGATGAGGCCGGCTACGGCGTCGCCGACTTCTGGAAGACCCTCTACGACGAGGGACTCGCGGGGCGCGAGCAGTGGCAGGGCGACGCGTTCGCCGACACCCAGGCGGCGATGGCGATTGTGGGACCGTGGGCGATCTCGGTCTACGACGACATCGATTGGGGCTCGGTGGCCGTGCCCACCCCGGACGGCACCCCGGCGGAGGACACCTGGACCTTCAGCGACGCGAAGAACGTCGGACTCTTCACCGCCTGCGAGAACAAGGGCACCGCGTGGGAGGTGCTGAAGTTCGCCACTAGCGAGGAGCTGGACGGCGCGCTCCTCGAGACCACCGGGCAGATGCCGCTGCGGCAGAACCTGCAGGAGACCTACGCCGACTACTTCTCGGCCAACCCCGCCTATGAGGCATTCGGCGCCCAGGCGGCACGCACGATCGAGGTCCCGTCCGGGCCCAACACCGTGCAGATGCTGCAGGCGGTGCGCGACGCGTGGAGCGAGTCGGTGATCTTCGGCGAGGGCGACCCGCAGGAGGCGCTCGACGGCGCGGCGCAGGAGGTCACCGACCTGGCCGGACAGCAGTGA
- a CDS encoding LacI family DNA-binding transcriptional regulator, with product MSEVTAMARKPTILDVARAAGVSKGLVSFALNDRPGVAAGTRQRILDAADELGYRRSIAARSLSTRTSFALGLVVARNPDVIAADPFFPGFISGVEQVLAQRGRALVLSFVPDDEAEAETYRTLAADQRVDGVFLTDLRTDDFRPALLEQLGLPAVSLGRVDGGGPMAAVTLDDTPGITDAVRHLAGLGHRRIAHVAGPARMLHALHRRDAFLAASAEQGLPGTLVVETDFSAADGAAATAALLDLDDRPTAIVYANDPMAIAGLGVAHRRGLDLPTDLSITGFDDSDIADYIYPALTSVRTRPGQWGEAAAATLLQLVDHGAAPDLDLPPAGLVVRNSTAPPRS from the coding sequence ATGAGCGAGGTGACGGCGATGGCGCGCAAACCGACCATCCTCGACGTCGCCCGCGCCGCCGGTGTCAGCAAGGGACTCGTCTCGTTCGCGCTCAACGACCGCCCGGGCGTCGCAGCGGGAACCCGTCAGCGCATCCTCGACGCGGCCGACGAACTCGGATACCGCCGCAGCATCGCCGCCCGCTCGTTGTCCACGCGCACCTCGTTCGCGCTCGGGCTGGTCGTCGCGAGGAACCCGGACGTCATCGCCGCCGACCCCTTCTTCCCCGGCTTCATCTCGGGCGTCGAGCAGGTGCTGGCGCAGCGAGGCCGGGCGCTGGTGCTGAGCTTCGTCCCCGACGACGAGGCCGAGGCCGAGACCTACCGCACCTTGGCGGCCGACCAGCGGGTGGACGGCGTCTTCCTGACCGACCTCCGCACCGACGATTTCCGCCCGGCGCTGCTCGAGCAGCTGGGGCTTCCGGCCGTCTCCCTCGGCAGGGTCGACGGCGGCGGACCGATGGCCGCGGTGACGCTCGACGACACGCCGGGCATCACCGACGCCGTCCGTCATCTCGCGGGCCTCGGACACCGCCGTATCGCGCACGTGGCGGGCCCCGCCCGGATGCTGCACGCCCTCCACCGGCGCGACGCGTTCCTCGCGGCGTCGGCCGAGCAGGGGCTTCCCGGGACCCTCGTGGTCGAGACCGACTTCAGCGCCGCCGACGGTGCGGCCGCCACGGCGGCGCTGCTCGATCTCGACGACCGCCCCACCGCGATCGTCTACGCGAACGACCCGATGGCGATCGCCGGTCTCGGGGTCGCGCACCGCCGCGGCCTCGACCTGCCGACGGACCTGTCGATCACCGGCTTCGACGACTCGGACATCGCGGATTACATCTACCCCGCGCTGACCTCGGTGCGCACTCGACCTGGCCAGTGGGGCGAGGCGGCCGCGGCGACCCTGCTGCAGCTGGTCGACCACGGCGCCGCACCCGACCTCGACCTGCCCCCCGCGGGGCTCGTCGTCAGGAACTCGACCGCACCGCCGCGGTCGTGA
- a CDS encoding carbohydrate ABC transporter permease, giving the protein MSTLAPSPKAPAPQRAGAPEPPVAKHGLLRRVFGRQPLGLLFSTPYLAFVILVFAFPIVYAVWISFHDFFFAAPGAQVDRPFVGFDNFVAAFSNPQVLRSFGNIGIFLIINVPLTVVLSIVLAAALNKVVHARTFLRVSFYVPYVTASVAVVAVWLFLFNGNGLVNSILGPLAPDPSWLINEQLAMPVIALYVTWKQLGFYILLYLAALQNVPKELYESASTDGAGKLRQFFSVTVPGVRPATVLVLLVSTVTGANLFTEPYLLTGGGGPNGASASPVLLMYQLGIQQGQPDVASAIGVVLVIAVLIVAWLQNRFAGERES; this is encoded by the coding sequence ATGAGCACCCTCGCCCCCTCTCCGAAGGCCCCGGCGCCGCAGCGCGCCGGGGCACCGGAGCCGCCCGTCGCGAAGCACGGTCTGCTGAGACGCGTGTTCGGTCGGCAGCCGCTCGGACTGCTGTTCAGCACGCCTTACCTGGCGTTCGTCATCCTGGTCTTCGCGTTCCCGATCGTCTACGCGGTGTGGATCTCGTTCCACGACTTCTTCTTCGCGGCGCCCGGTGCGCAGGTGGACCGGCCGTTCGTCGGCTTCGACAACTTCGTCGCCGCCTTCTCGAACCCGCAGGTCCTCCGATCGTTCGGCAACATCGGCATCTTCCTGATCATCAACGTGCCGCTCACCGTGGTGCTGTCGATCGTGTTGGCCGCCGCGCTCAACAAGGTCGTGCACGCCCGCACCTTCCTGCGGGTCAGCTTCTACGTCCCCTACGTCACGGCGAGCGTCGCGGTCGTCGCGGTCTGGCTGTTCCTCTTCAACGGCAACGGCCTGGTCAACAGCATCCTCGGTCCGCTCGCACCCGACCCGAGCTGGCTGATCAACGAGCAGCTGGCGATGCCGGTGATCGCGCTCTACGTGACCTGGAAGCAGCTCGGCTTCTACATCCTGCTGTACCTCGCGGCGCTGCAGAACGTGCCGAAGGAGCTGTACGAGTCGGCGTCGACGGACGGGGCGGGCAAGCTCCGGCAGTTCTTCTCGGTGACCGTGCCCGGCGTGCGGCCGGCGACCGTGCTGGTGCTGCTCGTCTCGACCGTCACCGGGGCGAATCTCTTCACGGAGCCCTACCTGCTGACCGGCGGAGGAGGACCGAACGGAGCGTCGGCGTCGCCCGTGCTGCTGATGTACCAGCTCGGGATCCAGCAGGGGCAGCCCGATGTCGCCTCCGCGATCGGAGTCGTCCTCGTCATCGCGGTGCTCATCGTCGCCTGGTTGCAGAACCGCTTCGCGGGGGAGAGGGAGTCATGA